One part of the Carassius gibelio isolate Cgi1373 ecotype wild population from Czech Republic chromosome B6, carGib1.2-hapl.c, whole genome shotgun sequence genome encodes these proteins:
- the LOC127959189 gene encoding nucleolar protein dao-5 isoform X2: protein MSTQTKSVVMNTDSGKKRTVLKDNSWIRRNAEEDEPVDYDPNPGKLVLGQRKSREDVDSKPLEDDQTSANSGTSISNLTKRFGGSQELLNKSSVNTKSGAVSVTSPSKPPVPVRNPALKTPNSSSFTARVFSGANTSSKPSSPVKRTFGEKLPEVTASQNTNGTQVKTVSTEIPAASLTLRSPLQTLESSRTQVKTVSTEIPAASPTLRSPLQTLESSSVSSSPAPAAASTFGSGVKSPVIQPAVKSPSRSESVSVSSLVSTSSSPSAQTIITNTKTSSSMLEETPKPAEKPSVDLKLSDISYSSARSPSSPTAVTLNTRYSYHTPSAPLDDLADTLLPTRSGSVQSQPVRSQTQVKTVSTEIPAASPTLRSPLQTLESSRTVSSRDVCTVCGKPIAGSEKMILEDLRIISHTSCFRCAVCRCDLGGLEAGKSLWVYRERVNCANCFSKIRGQWYI from the exons ATGAGCACACAGACCAAATCCG TTGTGATGAACACAGACAGCGGCAAGAAAAGAACCGTCCTGAAAGACAACAGCTGGATCAGAAGAAACGCCGAGGAGGACGAGCCCGTCGa TTATGATCCTAACCCTGGTAAATTAGTTCTGGGTCAGCGGAAATCAAGGGAAGATGTTGACAG CAAACCGCTGGAGGACGATCAAACCTCAGCTAACTCTGGGACATCCATCAGCAACTTAACCAAGAG GTTCGGTGGCAGTCAGGAGCTGCTCAACAAAAGCAG TGTAAACACTAAGAGTGGAGCCGTCTCCGTCACATCACCCTCCAAACCTCCAGTCCCTGTCAG GAATCCGGCGCTCAAGACTCCCAACAGCTCCAGCTTCACAGCGAGAGTGTTCTCCGGAGCAAACACCAGCAGCAAACC gtcAAGTCCTGTTAAACGCACGTTTGGTGAGAAGCTTCCGGAGGTCACAGCGTCTCAGAACACAAACGG AACACAGGTCAAGACGGTTTCTACAGAGATTCCCGCTGCATCACTGACCCTGCGCTCTCCTCTACAGACGCTGGAGTCCAGCAG AACACAGGTCAAGACGGTTTCTACAGAGATTCCTGCTGCTTCACCGACCCTGCGCTCTCCTCTACAGACGCTGGAGTCCAGCAG CGTCTCGTCGTCCCCAGCTCCTGCAGCCGCGTCCAC ATTCGGCAGCGGTGTGAAGAGTCCAGTGATCCAGCCGGCCGTGAAGAGCCCAAGCAG GAGTGAAAGTGTGTCCGTCTCATCGCTGGTGTCCACGTCCTCCTCACCGTCGGCTCA AACCATCATCACAAACACCAAAACATCCTCCTCGATGCTGGAAGAGACTCCAAAACCTGCGGAGAAACCCTCAGTGGACCTGAAGCTCAG TGACATCAGTTATTCTTCAGCTCGCTCTCCGTCGTCTCCAACGGCTGTGACTCTGAACACACGCTACAGCTATCACACTCCCAG CGCGCCGCTGGACGATCTTGCTGACACTTTATTGCCGACCCGATCTGGAAGCGTTCAGTCACAACCTGTCCGATCACA AACACAGGTCAAGACGGTTTCTACAGAGATTCCTGCTGCTTCACCGACCCTGCGCTCTCCTCTACAGACGCTGGAGTCCAGCAG GACGGTCAGCAGTCGGGATGTTTGTACGGTCTGTGGGAAACCCATCGCTGGATCAGAGAAGATGATTCTGGAAGATCTGAGGATCATCAGCCACACGTCCTGCTTCAGG tgcgcAGTGTGTCGCTGTGATCTCGGCGGTCTGGAGGCAGGAAAGTCTCTCTGGGTTTATCGGGAGCGAGTGAACTGTGCAAACTGCTTCAGTAAAATCAGAG GTCAGTGGTATATTTGA
- the LOC127959189 gene encoding uncharacterized protein LOC127959189 isoform X5, whose protein sequence is MSTQTKSVVMNTDSGKKRTVLKDNSWIRRNAEEDEPVDYDPNPGKLVLGQRKSREDVDSKPLEDDQTSANSGTSISNLTKRFGGSQELLNKSSSVNTKSGAVSVTSPSKPPVPVRNPALKTPNSSSFTARVFSGANTSSKPSSPVKRTFGEKLPEVTASQNTNGTQVKTVSTEIPAASLTLRSPLQTLESSSVSSSPAPAAASTFGSGVKSPVIQPAVKSPSRSESVSVSSLVSTSSSPSAQTIITNTKTSSSMLEETPKPAEKPSVDLKLSDISYSSARSPSSPTAVTLNTRYSYHTPSAPLDDLADTLLPTRSGSVQSQPVRSQTQVKTVSTEIPAASPTLRSPLQTLESSRTVSSRDVCTVCGKPIAGSEKMILEDLRIISHTSCFRCAVCRCDLGGLEAGKSLWVYRERVNCANCFSKIRGQWYI, encoded by the exons ATGAGCACACAGACCAAATCCG TTGTGATGAACACAGACAGCGGCAAGAAAAGAACCGTCCTGAAAGACAACAGCTGGATCAGAAGAAACGCCGAGGAGGACGAGCCCGTCGa TTATGATCCTAACCCTGGTAAATTAGTTCTGGGTCAGCGGAAATCAAGGGAAGATGTTGACAG CAAACCGCTGGAGGACGATCAAACCTCAGCTAACTCTGGGACATCCATCAGCAACTTAACCAAGAG GTTCGGTGGCAGTCAGGAGCTGCTCAACAAAAGCAG CAGTGTAAACACTAAGAGTGGAGCCGTCTCCGTCACATCACCCTCCAAACCTCCAGTCCCTGTCAG GAATCCGGCGCTCAAGACTCCCAACAGCTCCAGCTTCACAGCGAGAGTGTTCTCCGGAGCAAACACCAGCAGCAAACC gtcAAGTCCTGTTAAACGCACGTTTGGTGAGAAGCTTCCGGAGGTCACAGCGTCTCAGAACACAAACGG AACACAGGTCAAGACGGTTTCTACAGAGATTCCCGCTGCATCACTGACCCTGCGCTCTCCTCTACAGACGCTGGAGTCCAGCAG CGTCTCGTCGTCCCCAGCTCCTGCAGCCGCGTCCAC ATTCGGCAGCGGTGTGAAGAGTCCAGTGATCCAGCCGGCCGTGAAGAGCCCAAGCAG GAGTGAAAGTGTGTCCGTCTCATCGCTGGTGTCCACGTCCTCCTCACCGTCGGCTCA AACCATCATCACAAACACCAAAACATCCTCCTCGATGCTGGAAGAGACTCCAAAACCTGCGGAGAAACCCTCAGTGGACCTGAAGCTCAG TGACATCAGTTATTCTTCAGCTCGCTCTCCGTCGTCTCCAACGGCTGTGACTCTGAACACACGCTACAGCTATCACACTCCCAG CGCGCCGCTGGACGATCTTGCTGACACTTTATTGCCGACCCGATCTGGAAGCGTTCAGTCACAACCTGTCCGATCACA AACACAGGTCAAGACGGTTTCTACAGAGATTCCTGCTGCTTCACCGACCCTGCGCTCTCCTCTACAGACGCTGGAGTCCAGCAG GACGGTCAGCAGTCGGGATGTTTGTACGGTCTGTGGGAAACCCATCGCTGGATCAGAGAAGATGATTCTGGAAGATCTGAGGATCATCAGCCACACGTCCTGCTTCAGG tgcgcAGTGTGTCGCTGTGATCTCGGCGGTCTGGAGGCAGGAAAGTCTCTCTGGGTTTATCGGGAGCGAGTGAACTGTGCAAACTGCTTCAGTAAAATCAGAG GTCAGTGGTATATTTGA
- the LOC127959189 gene encoding uncharacterized protein LOC127959189 isoform X3 encodes MSTQTKSDSGKKRTVLKDNSWIRRNAEEDEPVDYDPNPGKLVLGQRKSREDVDSKPLEDDQTSANSGTSISNLTKRFGGSQELLNKSSSVNTKSGAVSVTSPSKPPVPVRNPALKTPNSSSFTARVFSGANTSSKPSSPVKRTFGEKLPEVTASQNTNGTQVKTVSTEIPAASLTLRSPLQTLESSRTQVKTVSTEIPAASPTLRSPLQTLESSSVSSSPAPAAASTFGSGVKSPVIQPAVKSPSRSESVSVSSLVSTSSSPSAQTIITNTKTSSSMLEETPKPAEKPSVDLKLSDISYSSARSPSSPTAVTLNTRYSYHTPSAPLDDLADTLLPTRSGSVQSQPVRSQTQVKTVSTEIPAASPTLRSPLQTLESSRTVSSRDVCTVCGKPIAGSEKMILEDLRIISHTSCFRCAVCRCDLGGLEAGKSLWVYRERVNCANCFSKIRGQWYI; translated from the exons ATGAGCACACAGACCAAATCCG ACAGCGGCAAGAAAAGAACCGTCCTGAAAGACAACAGCTGGATCAGAAGAAACGCCGAGGAGGACGAGCCCGTCGa TTATGATCCTAACCCTGGTAAATTAGTTCTGGGTCAGCGGAAATCAAGGGAAGATGTTGACAG CAAACCGCTGGAGGACGATCAAACCTCAGCTAACTCTGGGACATCCATCAGCAACTTAACCAAGAG GTTCGGTGGCAGTCAGGAGCTGCTCAACAAAAGCAG CAGTGTAAACACTAAGAGTGGAGCCGTCTCCGTCACATCACCCTCCAAACCTCCAGTCCCTGTCAG GAATCCGGCGCTCAAGACTCCCAACAGCTCCAGCTTCACAGCGAGAGTGTTCTCCGGAGCAAACACCAGCAGCAAACC gtcAAGTCCTGTTAAACGCACGTTTGGTGAGAAGCTTCCGGAGGTCACAGCGTCTCAGAACACAAACGG AACACAGGTCAAGACGGTTTCTACAGAGATTCCCGCTGCATCACTGACCCTGCGCTCTCCTCTACAGACGCTGGAGTCCAGCAG AACACAGGTCAAGACGGTTTCTACAGAGATTCCTGCTGCTTCACCGACCCTGCGCTCTCCTCTACAGACGCTGGAGTCCAGCAG CGTCTCGTCGTCCCCAGCTCCTGCAGCCGCGTCCAC ATTCGGCAGCGGTGTGAAGAGTCCAGTGATCCAGCCGGCCGTGAAGAGCCCAAGCAG GAGTGAAAGTGTGTCCGTCTCATCGCTGGTGTCCACGTCCTCCTCACCGTCGGCTCA AACCATCATCACAAACACCAAAACATCCTCCTCGATGCTGGAAGAGACTCCAAAACCTGCGGAGAAACCCTCAGTGGACCTGAAGCTCAG TGACATCAGTTATTCTTCAGCTCGCTCTCCGTCGTCTCCAACGGCTGTGACTCTGAACACACGCTACAGCTATCACACTCCCAG CGCGCCGCTGGACGATCTTGCTGACACTTTATTGCCGACCCGATCTGGAAGCGTTCAGTCACAACCTGTCCGATCACA AACACAGGTCAAGACGGTTTCTACAGAGATTCCTGCTGCTTCACCGACCCTGCGCTCTCCTCTACAGACGCTGGAGTCCAGCAG GACGGTCAGCAGTCGGGATGTTTGTACGGTCTGTGGGAAACCCATCGCTGGATCAGAGAAGATGATTCTGGAAGATCTGAGGATCATCAGCCACACGTCCTGCTTCAGG tgcgcAGTGTGTCGCTGTGATCTCGGCGGTCTGGAGGCAGGAAAGTCTCTCTGGGTTTATCGGGAGCGAGTGAACTGTGCAAACTGCTTCAGTAAAATCAGAG GTCAGTGGTATATTTGA
- the LOC127959189 gene encoding uncharacterized protein LOC127959189 isoform X4: MSTQTKSVVMNTDSGKKRTVLKDNSWIRRNAEEDEPVDYDPNPGKLVLGQRKSREDVDSKPLEDDQTSANSGTSISNLTKRFGGSQELLNKSSSVNTKSGAVSVTSPSKPPVPVRNPALKTPNSSSFTARVFSGANTSSKPSSPVKRTFGEKLPEVTASQNTNGTQVKTVSTEIPAASPTLRSPLQTLESSSVSSSPAPAAASTFGSGVKSPVIQPAVKSPSRSESVSVSSLVSTSSSPSAQTIITNTKTSSSMLEETPKPAEKPSVDLKLSDISYSSARSPSSPTAVTLNTRYSYHTPSAPLDDLADTLLPTRSGSVQSQPVRSQTQVKTVSTEIPAASPTLRSPLQTLESSRTVSSRDVCTVCGKPIAGSEKMILEDLRIISHTSCFRCAVCRCDLGGLEAGKSLWVYRERVNCANCFSKIRGQWYI, from the exons ATGAGCACACAGACCAAATCCG TTGTGATGAACACAGACAGCGGCAAGAAAAGAACCGTCCTGAAAGACAACAGCTGGATCAGAAGAAACGCCGAGGAGGACGAGCCCGTCGa TTATGATCCTAACCCTGGTAAATTAGTTCTGGGTCAGCGGAAATCAAGGGAAGATGTTGACAG CAAACCGCTGGAGGACGATCAAACCTCAGCTAACTCTGGGACATCCATCAGCAACTTAACCAAGAG GTTCGGTGGCAGTCAGGAGCTGCTCAACAAAAGCAG CAGTGTAAACACTAAGAGTGGAGCCGTCTCCGTCACATCACCCTCCAAACCTCCAGTCCCTGTCAG GAATCCGGCGCTCAAGACTCCCAACAGCTCCAGCTTCACAGCGAGAGTGTTCTCCGGAGCAAACACCAGCAGCAAACC gtcAAGTCCTGTTAAACGCACGTTTGGTGAGAAGCTTCCGGAGGTCACAGCGTCTCAGAACACAAACGG AACACAGGTCAAGACGGTTTCTACAGAGATTCCTGCTGCTTCACCGACCCTGCGCTCTCCTCTACAGACGCTGGAGTCCAGCAG CGTCTCGTCGTCCCCAGCTCCTGCAGCCGCGTCCAC ATTCGGCAGCGGTGTGAAGAGTCCAGTGATCCAGCCGGCCGTGAAGAGCCCAAGCAG GAGTGAAAGTGTGTCCGTCTCATCGCTGGTGTCCACGTCCTCCTCACCGTCGGCTCA AACCATCATCACAAACACCAAAACATCCTCCTCGATGCTGGAAGAGACTCCAAAACCTGCGGAGAAACCCTCAGTGGACCTGAAGCTCAG TGACATCAGTTATTCTTCAGCTCGCTCTCCGTCGTCTCCAACGGCTGTGACTCTGAACACACGCTACAGCTATCACACTCCCAG CGCGCCGCTGGACGATCTTGCTGACACTTTATTGCCGACCCGATCTGGAAGCGTTCAGTCACAACCTGTCCGATCACA AACACAGGTCAAGACGGTTTCTACAGAGATTCCTGCTGCTTCACCGACCCTGCGCTCTCCTCTACAGACGCTGGAGTCCAGCAG GACGGTCAGCAGTCGGGATGTTTGTACGGTCTGTGGGAAACCCATCGCTGGATCAGAGAAGATGATTCTGGAAGATCTGAGGATCATCAGCCACACGTCCTGCTTCAGG tgcgcAGTGTGTCGCTGTGATCTCGGCGGTCTGGAGGCAGGAAAGTCTCTCTGGGTTTATCGGGAGCGAGTGAACTGTGCAAACTGCTTCAGTAAAATCAGAG GTCAGTGGTATATTTGA
- the LOC127959628 gene encoding TSC22 domain family protein 1 isoform X1, with amino-acid sequence MAHPPSPGPHSLGIPTVKKKSGFQITSVLPAQGSSANTSLADDTESYDDMDESHTEDLSSSDILDVSASRATDTGVPERSSSEETLNSLHGGETPNEPVMVNGVHHHHHHKTGRSVAPSATPSTIPVSPQAPAPSGRSVPAEASGSASSSVSVATDSAAGPTVPLTSANPSSTASRFRVVKLDSSSEPVRKGRWTCTEFHEKDAPPGDVACVAHRALESIIQSEHESTSSSSSGSTLSSSSGGGGGGDVQQVYGQDLVPPTESSSAPVRSEPQSSYTPVEHAPITANLQPLLIPNAAAPVSIGIPGPVSPRPPQMDIIPEHPGAQLSSSHSSGSALSALQPLRAPLHLSGPAYVTASQLEDAQRLLLQHHTLLSLAAGGRAGPSASASALGQDAAAGVFSVSAAADEDSSSGASLVAIDNKIEQAMDLVKSHLMYAVREEVEVLKEQIKELMERNSQLEQENTLLKNLSSPEQLTQFQTQVQTGSPPAGTPGPGPTA; translated from the exons ATGGCTCATCCGCCGTCCCCCGGGCCGCACAGCCTCGGGATCCCGACGGTGAAGAAGAAGAGCGGCTTCCAGATCACGAGCGTCCTTCCCGCCCAGGGGTCCTCCGCCAACACCAGCCTCGCCGACGACACCGAGAGCTACGACGACATGGACGAGTCACACACCGAGGACCTCTCGTCATCAGACATCCTGGACGTGTCTGCGTCCCGGGCCACGGACACCGGCGTCCCCGAACGGAGCTCGTCTGAGGAGACTCTGAACAGTTTACACGGTGGCGAGACGCCTAACGAGCCGGTGATGGTCAACGgcgtccatcatcatcatcatcacaagaCTGGACGATCCGTGGCTCCTTCAGCCACTCCTTCAACGATCCCCGTCTCTCCGCAGGCTCCGGCCCCGAGCGGACGCTCCGTCCCAGCGGAGGCCAGCGGATCCGCGTCTAGCTCGGTCTCTGTCGCGACGGACTCCGCCGCTGGACCTACGGTGCCGTTAACATCCGCGAATCCCTCAAGCACAGCGTCGCGCTTCAGGGTGGTGAAGCTGGACTCCAGCTCGGAGCCGGTTCGGAAGGGACGCTGGACTTGTACGGAGTTTCACGAAAAGGATGCGCCACCTGGAGACGTCGCGTGCGTCGCTCACAGAGCGTTGGAGAGCATCATTCAATCCGAACACGAGTCCACGAGCAGCAGCTCCTCTGGAAGCACCTTGAGCAGCAgcagcggaggaggaggaggaggagatgtcCAGCAGGTTTACGGTCAGGACCTGGTTCCTCCGACGGAGAGCTCCTCCGCTCCGGTCCGATCCGAGCCCCAGAGCAGCTACACTCCGGTGGAACACGCTCCGATCACAGCAAACCTCCAACCTCTTCTGATTCCCAACGCAGCCGCTCCAGTGTCCATCGGGATTCCGGGGCCCGTGTCTCCGAGGCCCCCGCAGATGGACATCATCCCGGAGCATCCTGGAGCACAGCTGTCTTCATCCCACAGCTCCGGCTCCGCTCTGAGTGCCCTGCAGCCGCTGAGGGCCCCGCTGCACCTGTCGGGCCCCGCGTATGTGACGGCCTCGCAGCTGGAGGATGCTCAGCGGCTCCTGCTTCAGCATCACACACTGCTGTCTCTGGCTGCAGGAGGCAGGGCTGGACCGTCTGCGTCTGCGTCTGCTCTCGGACAGGACGCCGCTGCTGGTGTGTTTTCTGTCTCAGCTGCTGCAGATGAAGACAG TTCCTCTGGAGCCAGTCTTGTGGCCATAGACAACAAGATCGAGCAAGCCATG gacctGGTGAAGAGTCACCTGATGTACGCGGTGCGTGAGGAGGTGGAGGTGCTGAAGGAGCAGATCAAGGAGCTGATGGAGAGGAACTCTCAGCTGGAGCAGGAGAACACGCTGCTGAAGAACCTGTCCAGTCCCGAGCAGCTGACACAGTTCCAGACGCAGGTCCAGACCGGATCGCCCCCCGCAGGGACCCCGGGCCCCGGACCCACCGCCTGA
- the LOC127959628 gene encoding TSC22 domain family protein 1 isoform X2, with protein MAHPPSPGPHSLGIPTVKKKSGFQITSVLPAQGSSANTSLADDTESYDDMDESHTEDLSSSDILDVSASRATDTGVPERSSSEETLNSLHGGETPNEPVMVNGVHHHHHHKTGRSVAPSATPSTIPVSPQAPAPSGRSVPAEASGSASSSVSVATDSAAGPTVPLTSANPSSTASRFRVVKLDSSSEPVRKGRWTCTEFHEKDAPPGDVACVAHRALESIIQSEHESTSSSSSGSTLSSSSGGGGGGDVQQVYGQDLVPPTESSSAPVRSEPQSSYTPVEHAPITANLQPLLIPNAAAPVSIGIPGPVSPRPPQMDIIPEHPGAQLSSSHSSGSALSALQPLRAPLHLSGPAYVTASQLEDAQRLLLQHHTLLSLAAGGRAGPSASASALGQDAAAGVFSVSAAADEDSASKYIGSSPENSSVIPLSPALLKLFPAIGLISVCWSVLD; from the exons ATGGCTCATCCGCCGTCCCCCGGGCCGCACAGCCTCGGGATCCCGACGGTGAAGAAGAAGAGCGGCTTCCAGATCACGAGCGTCCTTCCCGCCCAGGGGTCCTCCGCCAACACCAGCCTCGCCGACGACACCGAGAGCTACGACGACATGGACGAGTCACACACCGAGGACCTCTCGTCATCAGACATCCTGGACGTGTCTGCGTCCCGGGCCACGGACACCGGCGTCCCCGAACGGAGCTCGTCTGAGGAGACTCTGAACAGTTTACACGGTGGCGAGACGCCTAACGAGCCGGTGATGGTCAACGgcgtccatcatcatcatcatcacaagaCTGGACGATCCGTGGCTCCTTCAGCCACTCCTTCAACGATCCCCGTCTCTCCGCAGGCTCCGGCCCCGAGCGGACGCTCCGTCCCAGCGGAGGCCAGCGGATCCGCGTCTAGCTCGGTCTCTGTCGCGACGGACTCCGCCGCTGGACCTACGGTGCCGTTAACATCCGCGAATCCCTCAAGCACAGCGTCGCGCTTCAGGGTGGTGAAGCTGGACTCCAGCTCGGAGCCGGTTCGGAAGGGACGCTGGACTTGTACGGAGTTTCACGAAAAGGATGCGCCACCTGGAGACGTCGCGTGCGTCGCTCACAGAGCGTTGGAGAGCATCATTCAATCCGAACACGAGTCCACGAGCAGCAGCTCCTCTGGAAGCACCTTGAGCAGCAgcagcggaggaggaggaggaggagatgtcCAGCAGGTTTACGGTCAGGACCTGGTTCCTCCGACGGAGAGCTCCTCCGCTCCGGTCCGATCCGAGCCCCAGAGCAGCTACACTCCGGTGGAACACGCTCCGATCACAGCAAACCTCCAACCTCTTCTGATTCCCAACGCAGCCGCTCCAGTGTCCATCGGGATTCCGGGGCCCGTGTCTCCGAGGCCCCCGCAGATGGACATCATCCCGGAGCATCCTGGAGCACAGCTGTCTTCATCCCACAGCTCCGGCTCCGCTCTGAGTGCCCTGCAGCCGCTGAGGGCCCCGCTGCACCTGTCGGGCCCCGCGTATGTGACGGCCTCGCAGCTGGAGGATGCTCAGCGGCTCCTGCTTCAGCATCACACACTGCTGTCTCTGGCTGCAGGAGGCAGGGCTGGACCGTCTGCGTCTGCGTCTGCTCTCGGACAGGACGCCGCTGCTGGTGTGTTTTCTGTCTCAGCTGCTGCAGATGAAGACAG TGCCTCTAAATATATCGGCTCGTCTCCAGAGAACTCGTCTGTCATTCCTCTTTCTCCAGCTCTCTTAAAACTTTTCCCAGCGATCGGCCTGATCTCCGTCTGCTGGAGTGTGTTAGATTGA
- the LOC127959189 gene encoding uncharacterized protein LOC127959189 isoform X1 produces the protein MSTQTKSVVMNTDSGKKRTVLKDNSWIRRNAEEDEPVDYDPNPGKLVLGQRKSREDVDSKPLEDDQTSANSGTSISNLTKRFGGSQELLNKSSSVNTKSGAVSVTSPSKPPVPVRNPALKTPNSSSFTARVFSGANTSSKPSSPVKRTFGEKLPEVTASQNTNGTQVKTVSTEIPAASLTLRSPLQTLESSRTQVKTVSTEIPAASPTLRSPLQTLESSSVSSSPAPAAASTFGSGVKSPVIQPAVKSPSRSESVSVSSLVSTSSSPSAQTIITNTKTSSSMLEETPKPAEKPSVDLKLSDISYSSARSPSSPTAVTLNTRYSYHTPSAPLDDLADTLLPTRSGSVQSQPVRSQTQVKTVSTEIPAASPTLRSPLQTLESSRTVSSRDVCTVCGKPIAGSEKMILEDLRIISHTSCFRCAVCRCDLGGLEAGKSLWVYRERVNCANCFSKIRGQWYI, from the exons ATGAGCACACAGACCAAATCCG TTGTGATGAACACAGACAGCGGCAAGAAAAGAACCGTCCTGAAAGACAACAGCTGGATCAGAAGAAACGCCGAGGAGGACGAGCCCGTCGa TTATGATCCTAACCCTGGTAAATTAGTTCTGGGTCAGCGGAAATCAAGGGAAGATGTTGACAG CAAACCGCTGGAGGACGATCAAACCTCAGCTAACTCTGGGACATCCATCAGCAACTTAACCAAGAG GTTCGGTGGCAGTCAGGAGCTGCTCAACAAAAGCAG CAGTGTAAACACTAAGAGTGGAGCCGTCTCCGTCACATCACCCTCCAAACCTCCAGTCCCTGTCAG GAATCCGGCGCTCAAGACTCCCAACAGCTCCAGCTTCACAGCGAGAGTGTTCTCCGGAGCAAACACCAGCAGCAAACC gtcAAGTCCTGTTAAACGCACGTTTGGTGAGAAGCTTCCGGAGGTCACAGCGTCTCAGAACACAAACGG AACACAGGTCAAGACGGTTTCTACAGAGATTCCCGCTGCATCACTGACCCTGCGCTCTCCTCTACAGACGCTGGAGTCCAGCAG AACACAGGTCAAGACGGTTTCTACAGAGATTCCTGCTGCTTCACCGACCCTGCGCTCTCCTCTACAGACGCTGGAGTCCAGCAG CGTCTCGTCGTCCCCAGCTCCTGCAGCCGCGTCCAC ATTCGGCAGCGGTGTGAAGAGTCCAGTGATCCAGCCGGCCGTGAAGAGCCCAAGCAG GAGTGAAAGTGTGTCCGTCTCATCGCTGGTGTCCACGTCCTCCTCACCGTCGGCTCA AACCATCATCACAAACACCAAAACATCCTCCTCGATGCTGGAAGAGACTCCAAAACCTGCGGAGAAACCCTCAGTGGACCTGAAGCTCAG TGACATCAGTTATTCTTCAGCTCGCTCTCCGTCGTCTCCAACGGCTGTGACTCTGAACACACGCTACAGCTATCACACTCCCAG CGCGCCGCTGGACGATCTTGCTGACACTTTATTGCCGACCCGATCTGGAAGCGTTCAGTCACAACCTGTCCGATCACA AACACAGGTCAAGACGGTTTCTACAGAGATTCCTGCTGCTTCACCGACCCTGCGCTCTCCTCTACAGACGCTGGAGTCCAGCAG GACGGTCAGCAGTCGGGATGTTTGTACGGTCTGTGGGAAACCCATCGCTGGATCAGAGAAGATGATTCTGGAAGATCTGAGGATCATCAGCCACACGTCCTGCTTCAGG tgcgcAGTGTGTCGCTGTGATCTCGGCGGTCTGGAGGCAGGAAAGTCTCTCTGGGTTTATCGGGAGCGAGTGAACTGTGCAAACTGCTTCAGTAAAATCAGAG GTCAGTGGTATATTTGA